The proteins below come from a single Pichia kudriavzevii chromosome 2, complete sequence genomic window:
- a CDS encoding uncharacterized protein (PKUD0B11470; Pfam Domains: CinA(1.3e-15)), which produces MNFPPEEVQELVREIADILVARNQTVSVSEGACGGLLSAYLIAIPGASRFFDGGRLIYSLKSRLKLSGWNEEQIKSYTGPSEQVALKMARNLRIEFGSTYVLSETGYAGPSTNVGLDNNSINDEDAKVGTVYIGIAGPKWNRSCEISTDSQDRSINMQLFAKYTLKFFLENLKNEQEGK; this is translated from the coding sequence ATGAACTTCCCACCTGAAGAAGTCCAGGAGTTAGTAAGAGAGATTGCCGACATTCTTGTTGcaagaaatcaaactgTCTCTGTCAGTGAAGGTGCTTGTGGTGGTTTGTTAAGTGCTTATCTAATTGCAATACCAGGGGCTTCTAGGTTCTTTGATGGTGGACGTTTGATTTACAGTTTGAAATCAAGATTGAAGCTTTCTGGTTGGAATGAGGAGCAAATAAAAAGCTACACTGGTCCGAGTGAGCAAGTTGCTCTGAAAATGGCCAGGAATTTGCGTATTGAATTTGGATCCACTTACGTCCTATCTGAAACCGGTTATGCAGGACCATCAACAAACGTTGGGTTGGATAATAATAGTATCAATGACGAAGATGCGAAGGTGGGAACAGTTTATATAGGAATTGCTGGTCCCAAATGGAATCGTTCTTGTGAGATTTCTACAGACTCCCAAGACAGGTCTATTAATATGCAATTGTTTGCTAAATACACgttgaagttttttttggaaaatttgaaaaatgagCAAGAAGGCAAATAA
- a CDS encoding uncharacterized protein (PKUD0B11480; similar to Saccharomyces cerevisiae YMR201C (RAD14); ancestral locus Anc_6.296), with protein sequence MKHGVAPTGSLRDASLGKQKVPALPNNANDPNGTNIRNCETTNGMTRPSTYIKPTVHKKDYIEYDFSTMEDTYGGFITGKNIGKNGGSVGMSLNEWKNQQLEKKSMTLNDDNDGDDLPPLEIHNAPQCYECKSIELDKKMFEVFGCRVCKACKEKYPEKYSLLTKTECKEDYFLTEPELADLALFKRIVKENPHSGTFSRMQLFLRYQIEEYAFKKWGSEENLDNEWLRREEMRKNRREKKFNNKLKEMRKKLRAEELTKNLRAVRDKKHVHNWSLPVKIKNNDSESNNLYVKRCLDCGMQVEEFIL encoded by the coding sequence ATGAAACATGGAGTTGCTCCAACTGGTTCTCTCAGAGACGCTTCATTAGGTAAACAGAAAGTACCGGCTCTACCTAACAACGCCAATGACCCCAATGGTACCAATATCAGAAATTGTGAGACTACTAATGGTATGACAAGACCCTCTACATACATAAAACCTACCGTTCACAAAAAAGATTACATTGAATACGATTTTTCCACAATGGAAGATACTTATGGTGGATTTATCAcaggaaaaaatataggtAAAAATGGCGGATCCGTGGGAATGTCTTTAAATGAGtggaaaaatcaacaattagagaaaaaaagcatGACACTTAAcgatgataatgatggCGATGATTTACCGCCATTAGAAATTCATAATGCTCCCCAGTGCTACGAATGTAAATCCATAGAATTagacaaaaaaatgtttgaagtttttgGTTGTCGTGTTTGCAAAGCATGTAAGGAAAAATATCCTGAAAAATACTCTTTATTGACCAAAACTGAATGTAAAGAGGACTATTTTTTGACAGAGCCAGAACTTGCAGATTTGGCCTTATTCAAGAGAATAGTGAAGGAAAATCCACATAGTGGTACTTTCTCAAGAATGCAACTTTTTTTaagatatcaaattgaGGAGTATGCTTTTAAGAAATGGGGATCCGAAGAAAATTTAGATAACGAATGGCTTCGACGAGaagaaatgagaaaaaatagaagagagaaaaaatttaaCAACAAGCTCAaggaaatgagaaaaaaactaagAGCAGAGGAATTGACTAAGAATTTGAGAGCTGTAAGAGACAAAAAACACGTACATAATTGGTCTTTACCAGTTaagatcaaaaacaatgacTCCGAATCTAATAACCTCTACGTCAAACGTTGTTTAGATTGTGGAATGCAAGTAGAAGAATTTATACTATAG
- a CDS encoding uncharacterized protein (PKUD0B11490; similar to Saccharomyces cerevisiae YGL003C (CDH1); ancestral locus Anc_4.122) produces the protein MADKFYSGSPSRGSSAGLNQGLGPYSSPSTPRRNKKKVVYSDRHIPSRTNIDLQTAFSLATTDYATNAYSSAILNESPTNMTSSVNDPDLLREEEEANMTFDSVLKTELFGDNIPTSFTKRNNTSSTLSSRQETPPPRSAGSDMSNTNNRRMSSSILDDEDYEEARTREELLLRTPKRKTQGNLFTYQSPSRTRPTSSSMNVQNELYSISPVRADTQSILLSPPKKTRNIPKVPYRVLDAPDLADDFYLNLVDWGSQDVLAVGLGSSVYLWDGASGSVNQLCDLGDNESICSVSWIGSGTHVAIGTNSGLVEIWDATNCKCTRTMTGHSMRASSLSWNKHILSSGSRDRSILHRDVREPAHFMQKLEHHKQEVCGLTWNINEDKLASGGNDNNLIVWDGLNTEPLYRFTEHQAAVKAVAWSPHQRGILASGGGTADRRIKSWDTLTGNKVHDVDTGSQVCNLMWSKNSNELVSTHGYSRNQIGIWKYNSMQQIASLTGHSYRVLYLSMSPDGQTIVTGAGDETLRFWNVFEKTNGDQNSSSVLLDAFMQLR, from the coding sequence ATGGCTGACAAATTTTATTCTGGATCTCCATCAAGGGGCTCATCTGCAGGGCTGAACCAAGGCCTAGGTCCATATTCGTCTCCGTCAACTCCTCGTCGAAATAAAAAGAAGGTGGTTTACAGTGATCGTCATATACCCTCCCGAACAAATATTGATTTACAGACCGCCTTTAGTTTGGCAACAACGGATTATGCTACTAATGCATATTCTTCAGCCATATTAAATGAAAGCCCTACCAATATGACCTCCTCAGTAAATGATCCAGATTTACtgagagaagaagaggaagcCAATATGACTTTTGATTCTGTTTTGAAGACTGAATTGTTCGGTGATAATATTCCCACTTCCTTCACAAAGAGGAATAATACAAGCTCAACTTTAAGCTCAAGACAAGAGACGCCCCCACCCAGAAGTGCTGGAAGTGATATGAGCAACACGAATAACCGGAGGATGTCAAGTAGTATCCTGGATGACGAGGATTATGAAGAGGCCAGGACCAGGGAAGAGTTGTTATTAAGAACaccaaagaggaaaacaCAGGGCAATCTTTTCACTTATCAATCTCCAAGTAGGACACGCCCCACATCCTCGTCAATGAATGTACAGAATGAACTATACTCTATATCTCCAGTGAGAGCCGATACTCAAAGTATACTTTTATCCCCACCAAAAAAGACAAGGAATATTCCAAAGGTTCCGTATAGGGTTCTCGATGCACCTGATTTGGCCGACGATTTTTACTTGAATTTAGTCGATTGGGGATCCCAAGATGTCTTGGCGGTTGGGCTAGGATCTTCTGTTTATTTGTGGGATGGAGCCTCAGGCTCTGTTAATCAACTTTGTGATTTAGGGGACAACGAAAGCATCTGTAGTGTGTCATGGATAGGCTCGGGGACCCACGTAGCCATTGGGACCAATTCAGGACTTGTCGAGATCTGGGATGCTACCAACTGCAAATGCACTAGGACCATGACTGGCCATTCTATGAGGGCATCATCGTTATCGTGGAACAAACATATTCTTTCATCTGGATCAAGAGATCGATCAATTTTACATAGAGATGTTAGGGAACCCGCTCATTTCATGCAAAAGTTGGAACATCATAAGCAAGAAGTTTGCGGCCTAACGTGGAACATAAATGAAGACAAGTTGGCCTCTGGTGGAAATGATAATAATTTAATTGTTTGGGATGGTCTTAATACAGAACCTTTGTACAGATTTACAGAGCACCAAGCCGCTGTTAAAGCAGTTGCTTGGTCTCCTCATCAGAGAGGTATCTTGGCATCTGGCGGTGGTACAGCAGATCGGAGAATCAAAAGCTGGGACACATTAACAGGCAATAAGGTACATGATGTTGATACAGGATCTCAAGTTTGTAACTTAATGTGGtccaaaaattcaaatgaattGGTTTCAACACATGGTTATTCACGGAATCAGATTGGTATCTGGAAATATAACTCTATGCAGCAAATAGCATCTCTTACTGGCCATTCTTATAGAGTCCTATACCTATCCATGTCTCCAGATGGCCAAACTATTGTTACTGGTGCAGGTGATGAAACTTTaagattttggaatgtCTTTGAAAAGACAAATGGCGATCAAAATAGCTCCTCTGTACTATTAGATGCATTTATGCAATTGAGATAA
- a CDS encoding uncharacterized protein (PKUD0B11500; similar to Saccharomyces cerevisiae YOR249C (APC5); ancestral locus Anc_8.689) has protein sequence MEEKQNCVLSAVLSTSKVPILVLIIHYCHKKIPQSCIPPVLSVLVELIGNGKEKEDFQQKDLVESYFPSLPQILKLLEVRIEEFFRPQKDKTKVKANIAFICRSILKDLWSLKSYDDFFTFLNSSSALLIDPPTELSVYINNFKHNPGYQKPLKGLHSSSFLGNFISILSIGSYTMTFEEGIKVWNGFVDYRQESEQAWSSFRGLDSSIDVSTSQTFQEGILPKCKVVNDFSKTVVYSHFDLSSLFQSQVNVLQKQAVHTPRSVQNVIASLSQSDRSLLPSSYQVEYLNHWKRANYDESFDSLHRYFDYMMSNRRQYFYHYALSALASLHSSFGANKEALRAIDEAILVARENKDLDYLNYLLTWLLNFMISKPKLFVASTDHPSRSETIQFLRMKTKETKNISLQALSFQFEVAVGLLEGDHMSLIVKNMIKNLYLILQFHDSGESNGIFINACQMFDTVWKRMGYPSLGNLYIQIAIDFAREKKSDFDLIILYIRKAYDMYFAGEVDEAFNLLYSVEESASKDSLIFKRWKLSLYLLEFYRCLNRCNYSKCSIIKDQMNGLFDIIDDQELSNEIIYQNSLYNLKVGNIEEASKKINEQLLIMRDHQTLFNSYWFIRFQVLYCRVFVERTQYPERAISILLNAINLSRKGTRIFNLCECIICLCKLLFQLGTRESLKDVKELLIEFLPKFLEIRQVSIVSEAYYYLARAFFMELQEKTASQPEENEFRRSKILKYLSISIHGYEMMDDYDSLRKCLEFQKQIALVYELEGLEKETASKLDHLNTCNISSQNFDTC, from the coding sequence atggaagaaaaacagaatTGTGTTTTGAGCGCTGTTCTCTCTACCTCCAAAGTTCCAATTTTGGTGCTGATCATACATTATTGTCATAAGAAAATCCCACAGAGCTGTATCCCACCTGTGCTATCGGTTTTGGTTGAATTGATAGGGAATgggaaagagaaggaggaTTTTCAGCAAAAAGATCTTGTAGAGTCATATTTTCCTTCACTGCCacaaattttgaaactACTTGAAGTaagaattgaagagtttTTCAGACCACAGAAGgataaaacaaaagtcAAAGCCAATATTGCGTTTATTTGTCGTTCCATTTTGAAGGACTTATGGAGTCTAAAATCTTACGATGACTTTTTCACATTCTTGAACTCATCGTCGGCCTTGTTAATTGATCCACCTACGGAGTTGTCAGTATACATAAATAATTTCAAGCACAACCCGGGCTATCAAAAACCCTTAAAGGGTTTACATTCATCAAGTTTTTTAGGCAATTTCATATCCATCCTTTCCATTGGATCTTACACGATGACATTCGAGGAAGGGATCAAAGTTTGGAACGGCTTTGTTGACTACAGACAAGAAAGTGAACAGGCGTGGAGCTCATTTCGAGGCCTTGATAGTTCCATAGATGTTTCCACGTCCCAAACTTTTCAGGAGGGAATCCTTCCCAAATGTAAAGTTGTTAATGATTTTAGTAAAACAGTGGTATATTCCCACTTTGATCTTTCTAGTTTGTTTCAGTCCCAAGTCAATGTTTTACAAAAGCAAGCCGTCCATACCCCCAGATCGGTTCAAAATGTAATAGCTTCATTATCTCAATCTGATAGAAGCTTATTGCCGTCGTCATACCAAGTTGAGTATCTGAATCATTGGAAACGCGCTAATTATGACGAGTCGTTTGATTCCCTACACCGATACTTTGATTATATGATGTCTAACAGACGCCAATATTTTTACCATTATGCTTTATCGGCACTTGCATCTCTACATAGCTCATTTGGTGCCAACAAAGAGGCCTTACGTGCCATAGATGAAGCCATTCTAGTTGCTAGAGAGAACAAAGACTTGGATTACCTCAATTATTTACTTACTTGGCTATTAAATTTTATGATTTCGAAGCCTAAACTTTTCGTTGCTTCAACCGATCATCCGTCAAGATCAGAAACTATTCAATTTTTaagaatgaaaacaaaagaaacgaAAAATATCTCTTTACAAGCACTATCATTCCAATTCGAGGTTGCCGTGGGGCTACTTGAAGGTGACCACATGTCTTTGATTGTAAAGAATATGATAAAAAACCTCTATCTAATCTTACAATTCCATGATAGTGGCGAGTCAAATGGAATATTTATTAATGCATGTCAAATGTTTGATACCGTTTGGAAGAGAATGGGATATCCAAGTTTGGGAAATTTATACATTCAAATAGCCATTGATTttgcaagagaaaaaaagagtgACTTTGATTTAATTATCCTATATATTAGGAAGGCATATGATATGTATTTTGCAGGGGAAGTAGATGAAGCTTTCAACTTGTTGTATtctgttgaagaaagtgCCTCTAAAGATTCGCTCATCTTTAAAAGATGGAAGCTATCTCTTTATTTGCTGGAATTTTACCGATGCCTAAACAGGTGCAATTACTCAAAATGCTCTATTATTAAGGACCAAATGAATGGTTTATTTGACATTATTGATGATCAAGAACTTTCAAACGAGATAATCTATCAAAATTCTCTTTATAACCTAAAAGTGGGCAATATCGAGGAGGCATCGAAAAAAATTAACGAACAATTGTTGATAATGAGAGACCACCAAACACTATTTAATAGCTATTGGTTTATTAGATTTCAGGTTTTGTATTGTCGAGTCTTTGTGGAACGTACTCAGTATCCAGAGAGAGccatttcaattttacTAAATGCTATCAATTTGTCTCGAAAGGGGACACGCATTTTCAACTTATGTGAATGCATAATTTGCTTATGCAAACTACTCTTTCAATTAGGCACGAGAgaatcattgaaagatGTAAAGGAATTGctcattgaatttttacCGAAATTTCTTGAGATAAGACAAGTTTCAATAGTCTCTGAAGCTTACTATTATTTAGCACGTGCGTTTTTTATGGAActtcaagagaaaactGCATCCCAACCGGAGGAGAACGAATTCAGACGCTCAAAGATATTAAAATACTTGAGTATTTCTATTCACGGCTACGAAATGATGGATGATTACGACAGCCTAAGAAAATGCCTGGAgttccaaaaacaaatagCTCTGGTTTATGAGCTAGAAGGACTAGAGAAGGAGACCGCTTCAAAATTGGATCACCTTAATACGTGTAATATAAGCTCCCAGAACTTTGACACATGCTAA
- a CDS encoding uncharacterized protein (PKUD0B11510; similar to Saccharomyces cerevisiae YPL167C (REV3); ancestral locus Anc_8.694), producing MNTLLSLNMDVQLISYDAAQCVPTPLDKNFVTFNGVMSGSCKLNLKTVPTIRLYVRAGGVSSLVHVHNVFPYLYVPVEAERFPNAEVELVRWLNEINNQLALSYSKKQRPRRKVEGIRKKRQKRGKVDQNEHHDYEYNDQDQESEFDTDEEVDTNSEVLSTSNSYVADISIVSGVPFYGYHLSSSTFLKISMASPKYTVRLSKLMTESKLFKRFYQPYESHIPYTLQFLADYNLYTLKSIRFNKFLWRSPIILLDNVSQDYQPFFETHFVDFNKMRLNNTVEEFVNGHICIDNNGNLNVLEQSKFPRSARSLLEFDAQASWIDNINDLVDRTPATLHSGESFSADLSYISSTKSLLDDVDNLRRSKGLDVGVSQHGLFDNIKRSCSGSLWNDQEDIKVMFRTAVKLSEDAFVKKYKTKDINLLKKWSGKKAAFPTPFKSVKSLQYEPIIGSSCLVDSKVLAMSPNNYLSALLAFASRKGTLLKSSSDGIVNTNLPCALEIEQDLIDAISEDSEKTDDDNPPKEGDDTTVINHHDGLFPNEHSNNSFNLTLKLQESSVIEEVTTSNISGSAKPYRSSFILSQRIPQFFKFVSYFGDIFDEKLFSFNVQQPMSCSKDKFLNELETFGLPKIDYMDPFFSKLSNFDSRPFIFAGEKFVLKCKEIDKDLYPGLDQFNFFQQPANKNSPNLWKYSPIPPSFTDVKQWSQVPEQSKENAGFNYDSQIRGPTQKFKEYKYPSLKTPVERLSVENISLSILIMEIHVNTRGKYYPDPKLDEINAVFYHTNLPTNVSALHNVGVFVNTSSGDARKYKQFANESNFSLTCFQNELDLLVALVSLVEYLDPDILSGYELHALSWGYVIERSKAKYNIDLCQRFSRVVHKQANKVGDRWGYTHASGIKITGRQMFNLWRRLRSVLNLNHYTLENVVFHVLHDRLPAYKMETLSKWLKKDFKGTSYVINYYVSKIKYEMLLIQKLELVEKINEESQLLGIDFYSILYRGSQYKVECLLVRLAKSENFLLVSPSKKQVFKQDSLECIPLVMEPNSSFYKSPLIVLDFQSLYPSLIIAYNICYSTALGRLKDYDPQKYTRLGVINYKSPEGLLKLLENNINISPNGVVFAKEDIRKSLLAKLLLEILNTRIYIKDTMSNFKDDQELKTLYGNRQLALKLIANVTYGYTSASYSGRMPNSDIADAIVSYGRETLLKAVKEIESHDFWGAKVVYGDTDSLFVYLPGKTKSDAFRIGKEMADHITKLNPAPVKLKFEKVYLPSILVSKKRYVGWCSEYEDQSPRFEAKGIETVRRDGIPAQQKILEKAIILLFKSKDVSQVKEYVLDQFVKITQNKVNLKDFMFAKEVRIGTYKNEKYIPAGARLAMRSIEKDHRAEPQYKERVYYLVRRGHNKEILRDRCVSPDQFLSDLNMVLDSEYYINKVLVPPLERVFNLLGVDIKSWVKEVPQKISYAGIDSTLLNVKVRSCLCCKGIAADGLLCTECLQNSLGTMLKLKSEACDKAVKTRNYVDFCRFCSSNVLNEDVSSTTANECCNEDCSIYYSRTKKLRETRTASANYRAIPDW from the coding sequence ATGAACACCCTCCTATCGTTAAACATGGATGTCCAACTGATTTCATATGATGCAGCGCAATGTGTGCCGACACCTTTGGATAAAAATTTTGTTACCTTCAATGGTGTTATGAGTGGTTCTTGCAAATTAAATCTTAAAACAGTCCCTACAATTAGACTCTACGTGAGAGCAGGTGGCGTAAGTTCCTTGGTACATGTCCATAACGTATTTCCATACCTTTACGTCCCCGTTGAAGCCGAACGATTTCCAAATGCGGAGGTAGAGCTGGTTAGATGGCTAAATGAAATAAATAATCAACTTGCTCTCTCATATTCGAAAAAACAGAGGCCTAGGAGAAAAGTAGAAGGAATACGCAAGAAACGTCAAAAGAGAGGAAAAGTTGATCAAAATGAACACCACGATTATGAGTATAATGATCAGGATCAAGAGAGTGAGTTTGACACTGATGAGGAAGTTGATACTAATTCTGAAGTCTTGTCCACTTCGAATTCATACGTTGCAGATATATCCATAGTATCAGGAGTTCCCTTTTATGGCTACCAtctttcctcttcaacttttttgaaaatatctaTGGCTTCCCCAAAATATACGGTGAGACTATCAAAACTAATGACTGAGTCAAAACTATTCAAGAGATTCTATCAACCTTACGAATCACATATACCCTATACCCTACAATTTCTCGCCGATTATAATCTATACacattgaaatcaattcGGTTCAATAAATTCTTGTGGAGGTCACCTATAATTTTGCTGGATAATGTTTCCCAAGATTATCAGCCGTTTTTTGAAACTCATTTTGTGGACTTCAATAAGATGAGACTGAACAAtactgttgaagaatttgttAATGGCCATATATgtattgataataatggCAACTTGAATGTGCTTGAACAATCCAAATTCCCAAGATCGGCGAGATCTTTGTTGGAGTTTGATGCTCAAGCTTCTTGGATTGACAATATAAACGATTTAGTCGATCGTACCCCAGCGACTTTGCATTCTGGCGAGTCCTTTTCAGCAGATCTCAGCTACATCTCCTCCACGAAGTCATTATTAGATGACGTTGATAATTTGCGTCGATCAAAAGGGTTAGACGTTGGCGTTTCTCAACATGGGttatttgataatataAAACGCTCCTGTAGTGGAAGTTTGTGGAATGATCAAGAAGATATTAAGGTTATGTTTAGAACAGCTGTGAAACTGTCAGAAGATGCATTTgtgaagaaatacaaaaccAAAGATATTAACCTTCTTAAAAAATGGTCCGGCAAGAAAGCTGCTTTTCCAACTCCCTTTAAGAGTGTGAAATCTCTACAGTATGAGCCAATAATAGGTTCTAGTTGTTTGGTAGACTCAAAGGTCCTAGCTATGTCACCAAATAATTATCTAAGCGCTCTTTTAGCATTTGCCTCACGGAAGGGGACTTTATTAAAATCATCGTCAGACGGGATTGTTAACACAAATCTGCCATGTGCTCTTGAGATTGAACAAGATTTGATAGATGCCATCTCAGAAGATAGTGAGAAGACTGATGACGATAATCCCCCAAAAGAAGGAGACGACACAACAGTAATAAATCATCATGATGGCCTTTTCCCTAACGAACATTCTAACAACTCATTTAACCTTACTTTAAAACTTCAAGAATCTTCGGTAATTGAAGAGGTGACAACTTCTAATATATCGGGATCGGCCAAGCCGTATCGTTCATCGTTTATTTTATCACAAAGAATTCCCcagttcttcaaatttgtttCTTATTTTGGAGATatctttgatgaaaaactaTTCTCTTTCAATGTTCAACAACCGATGTCATGTTCCAAGGATAAGTTTCTCAATGAATTGGAAACTTTCGGTTTACCGAAGATAGATTATATGGAccctttcttttccaaGCTTTCGAACTTTGATTCTAGACCGTTTATTTTTGCGGGTGAGAAATTTGTTCTCAAATGCAAAGAGATAGATAAGGATTTATATCCTGGTTTGGATCAgttcaatttcttccaacAGCCggcaaacaaaaattctCCAAATCTGTGGAAATATAGTCCAATCCCGCCATCTTTTACCGATGTCAAACAGTGGAGTCAAGTACCGGAGCAGAGTAAGGAGAATGCAGGCTTCAATTACGACTCGCAAATCAGGGGGCCAACtcaaaaatttaaagaGTACAAATATCCTTCGTTGAAAACTCCAGTTGAAAGATTATCTGTAGAGAATATATCTTTATCGATTTTGATTATGGAAATTCACGTAAATACAAGAGGTAAATACTATCCAGATCCAAAACTCGATGAAATCAATGCGGTTTTCTATCATACAAATTTACCTACGAATGTTTCAGCATTACATAATGTGGGGGTTTTTGTCAATACTTCTTCGGGTGATGCTCGCAAATACAAACAATTTGCCAATGAATCCAACTTTTCTTTAACTTGCTTTCAAAACGAGCTTGATTTGCTTGTCGCATTGGTATCATTGGTGGAATATTTAGATCCGGATATCTTGTCAGGCTACGAACTCCATGCTTTATCATGGGGGTATGTAATAGAAAGGTCCAAAGCTAAGTATAACATTGATTTATGCCAACGTTTCTCACGCGTAGTACATAAACAGGCCAACAAGGTGGGTGACAGGTGGGGCTATACCCATGCATCTGGTATTAAAATAACCGGCCGTCAAATGTTCAATTTATGGAGAAGATTGAGATCCGTTCTTAATTTGAACCATTACACTTTGGAAAATGTAGTCTTTCATGTTTTACACGACCGCTTACCAGCCTACAAAATGGAAACCTTATCTAAATGGTTGAAAAAAGATTTCAAGGGCACAAGTTATGTTATCAATTATTATGTTTCGAAAATCAAGTACGAAATGCTTTTAATCCAGAAACTAGAActagttgaaaaaattaatgaaGAATCTCAACTACTTGGGATTGATTTCTATTCAATATTATATCGTGGTAGTCAATACAAGGTTGAATGCTTATTAGTTAGATTAGCAAAGTCCGAAAATTTTTTACTAGTTTCTCCCTCAAAGAAACAGGTATTCAAGCAGGATTCATTAGAATGTATACCACTTGTTATGGAGCCAAACAGCTCTTTTTACAAATCTCCATTAATCGTGTTAGATTTTCAATCATTGTACCCATCGCTAATAATTGCTTACAATATATGTTATTCTACAGCTTTAGGACGATTGAAAGATTATGATCCTCAAAAGTATACGAGATTGGGTGTCATCAACTATAAATCTCCTGAAGGACTTCTGAaacttttggaaaataataTTAATATCTCACCGAATGGGGTGGTATTTGCTAAAGAAGATATTAGAAAATCACTACTTGCAAAATTATTACTTGAGATTTTGAACACAAGAATTTACATCAAAGATACAATGTCAAATTTTAAAGATGATCAAGAGCTAAAAACTTTGTATGGAAACAGACAGCTGGCATTGAAATTAATAGCAAATGTGACTTATGGTTATACCTCTGCCTCATATTCGGGTAGAATGCCTAATTCGGATATCGCAGATGCTATTGTTTCATATGGAAGAGAAACTTTACTAAAAGCTGTTAAAGAGATTGAAAGCCATGATTTTTGGGGTGCCAAGGTTGTTTATGGTGACACTGATTCTTTGTTTGTCTATTTGCCAGGTAAAACTAAAAGCGATGCATTTCGAAttggaaaagaaatggCAGATCATATCACCAAACTGAACCCTGCTCCTGTTAAGctaaagtttgaaaaagtataCCTTCCCTCAATACTGGTTAGTAAGAAAAGATATGTTGGTTGGTGTTCTGAATATGAGGATCAATCTCCCAGATTTGAAGCGAAAGGGATTGAGACGGTCAGAAGAGACGGCATACCTGCACAACAGAAGATTTTAGAGAAAGCAATAATTTTACTATTCAAAAGTAAAGACGTGTCTCAGGTGAAGGAATATGTCCTAGACCAATTTGTTAAAATTACTCAAAATAAGGTTAACCTAAAAGACTTTATGTTTGCAAAAGAGGTCAGGATTGGAACTTATAAGAACGAAAAGTACATCCCTGCAGGTGCCAGGTTGGCAATGAGGTCAATTGAGAAAGACCATAGAGCGGAGCCCCAATACAAAGAACGTGTGTACTATCTTGTCAGAAGAGGGCataataaagaaattttaAGAGACCGGTGTGTTTCACCCGATCAATTTCTTAGTGATTTAAACATGGTGCTGGATTCGGAGTATTACATAAATAAAGTTTTAGTTCCCCCTCTCGAAAGAGTTTTCAACTTGTTAGGAGTAGATATTAAATCTTGGGTTAAGGAGGTTCCGCAGAAAATTTCATATGCCGGTATTGACTCAACTTTATTGAATGTAAAGGTTAGGTCGTGCCTATGTTGCAAGGGAATTGCCGCTGATGGCCTTTTATGCACAGAATGTCTACAAAATAGTTTAGGTACTATgttaaaattgaagagtgAAGCTTGTGATAAAGCGGTAAAAACTAGAAATTACGTTGATTTCTGTCGTTTCTGCTCTAGTAATGTACTAAATGAAGATGTTAGCTCCACAACGGCTAATGAATGCTGCAACGAGGATTGTAGTATTTACTATTCTAGAACTAAGAAGTTGAGGGAGACCAGAACAGCTAGTGCCAACTACAGAGCAATTCCAGATTGGTAA